Proteins found in one Triticum urartu cultivar G1812 chromosome 4, Tu2.1, whole genome shotgun sequence genomic segment:
- the LOC125552117 gene encoding histone H2A-like isoform X2: MEASGAAAKGKKGAAGRKAGGPRKKSVTRSVKAGLQFPVGRIGRYLKKGRYAQRVGTGAPVYLAAVLEYLAAELLELAGNAAKDNKKSRIIPRHLLLAVRNDEELGKLLAGVTIAHGGVIPKINPVLLPKRTAEKEGKEPKSPKKATKSPKKTTKA; the protein is encoded by the coding sequence ATGGAGGCCTCAGGCGCTGCAGCGAAGGGGAAGAAGGGCGCGGCCGGGCGCAAGGCCGGCGGCCCCAGGAAGAAGTCGGTGACGCGGTCCGTCAAGGCCGGGCTCCAGTTCCCCGTCGGCCGCATCGGGCGCTACCTCAAGAAGGGCCGCTACGCCCAGCGCGTCGGCACCGGCGCCCCCGTATACCTCGCCGCCGTCCTCGAGTACCTCGCCGCCGAGCTTCTGGAGCTCGCCGGGAACGCCGCCAAGGACAACAAGAAGAGCCGCATCATCCCGCGCCACCTGCTGCTCGCCGTCAGGAACGACGAGGAGCTCGGAAAGCTGCTGGCCGGCGTCACCATCGCGCACGGCGGCGTGATCCCCAAGATCAACCCGGTGCTGCTCCCCAAGAGGACCGCGGAGAAGGAGGGCAAGGAGCCCAAGTCTCCCAAGAAGGCGACCAAGTCCCCCAAGAAGACCACCAAGGCTTAG
- the LOC125552117 gene encoding histone H2A-like isoform X1, whose product MDVSGTGAGAKGKKGAAGRKAGGPRKKSVTRSVKAGLQFPVGRIGRYLKKGRYAQRVGTGAPVYLAAVLEYLAAELLELAGNAAKDNKKSRIIPRHLLLAVRNDEELGKLLAGVTIAHGGVIPKINPVLLPKRTAEKEGKEPKSPKKATKSPKKTTKA is encoded by the exons ATGGACGTCTCAGGCACCGGAGCTGGCGCCAAGGGCAAGAAG GGCGCGGCCGGGCGCAAGGCCGGCGGCCCCAGGAAGAAGTCGGTGACGCGGTCCGTCAAGGCCGGGCTCCAGTTCCCCGTCGGCCGCATCGGGCGCTACCTCAAGAAGGGCCGCTACGCCCAGCGCGTCGGCACCGGCGCCCCCGTATACCTCGCCGCCGTCCTCGAGTACCTCGCCGCCGAGCTTCTGGAGCTCGCCGGGAACGCCGCCAAGGACAACAAGAAGAGCCGCATCATCCCGCGCCACCTGCTGCTCGCCGTCAGGAACGACGAGGAGCTCGGAAAGCTGCTGGCCGGCGTCACCATCGCGCACGGCGGCGTGATCCCCAAGATCAACCCGGTGCTGCTCCCCAAGAGGACCGCGGAGAAGGAGGGCAAGGAGCCCAAGTCTCCCAAGAAGGCGACCAAGTCCCCCAAGAAGACCACCAAGGCTTAG